A part of Campylobacter concisus genomic DNA contains:
- a CDS encoding tail protein X, with protein MDKIYIAKDGDRLDTITYNHYGHLRFFEQILTINPKLNTTLHAGDKVFLPDIKEAAKEQAKLW; from the coding sequence ATGGATAAAATTTACATAGCTAAAGACGGTGATAGGCTTGATACTATCACCTACAACCACTACGGACATCTAAGGTTTTTTGAGCAAATTCTAACTATAAACCCAAAGCTTAACACAACACTTCATGCAGGTGATAAGGTGTTTTTGCCTGATATAAAAGAAGCAGCGAAAGAGCAGGCAAAACTATGGTGA
- a CDS encoding phage tail protein, producing MVLNLGGFKFRWEQTNSIDTQTDFGISEQERIQNYPALFSANLGSSTLNIEGQTLPYHGDKQSALKPLYALAALRQSLPLTNGNGKYFGRFVIVKISEKQAIFTPNGAFFTQSFSLELKRDYDG from the coding sequence ATGGTGCTAAATCTTGGTGGGTTTAAATTTAGATGGGAGCAAACTAATAGTATTGACACTCAAACAGACTTTGGTATAAGTGAACAAGAGCGGATACAAAACTATCCAGCCTTATTTAGTGCAAATTTAGGGAGCAGCACACTTAATATAGAGGGGCAAACGCTGCCATATCACGGTGATAAACAAAGCGCATTAAAGCCACTTTATGCCTTAGCCGCCTTACGTCAAAGCTTGCCACTTACAAATGGAAATGGTAAATATTTTGGTCGCTTCGTTATAGTAAAAATCAGTGAAAAACAAGCGATTTTCACTCCAAATGGAGCATTTTTTACGCAAAGTTTTAGTTTAGAGCTAAAAAGGGATTATGATGGATAA